A window of Corallococcus macrosporus DSM 14697 contains these coding sequences:
- a CDS encoding DUF4142 domain-containing protein produces the protein MKHPLPGLVLAASLFTQSASFAQSGMPDAPPSPQDTVSVQKGMATYRGYTAPTDEKALLDRLHLANQNEIKAGQLAQQRSQNPDVKAFGAIMMKAHTALDQKLTSYARSKGLKLAETPKPMNDAEEAAMAKSKATMEQLQVIRGAPFDSAYLASQVTGHDAVLGMVHTAQKALPKASPELAAMLDDLDKQVPAHRHQAWSMLGKLGDETGVGGSGPGHEPPPKP, from the coding sequence ATGAAGCATCCCCTTCCGGGGCTCGTCCTCGCCGCCTCGCTGTTCACCCAGAGCGCCTCGTTCGCGCAGTCCGGCATGCCCGACGCCCCTCCGTCCCCGCAGGACACCGTGTCCGTTCAAAAGGGCATGGCCACCTACCGCGGCTACACCGCGCCCACGGACGAGAAGGCGCTGCTCGACCGGCTGCACCTGGCGAACCAGAACGAAATCAAGGCGGGCCAGCTCGCCCAGCAGCGCTCGCAGAACCCCGACGTGAAGGCCTTTGGCGCCATCATGATGAAGGCGCACACCGCGCTGGACCAGAAGCTCACGTCCTACGCGCGCAGCAAGGGCCTGAAGCTGGCGGAGACACCCAAGCCGATGAACGACGCGGAAGAGGCCGCCATGGCCAAGAGCAAGGCCACGATGGAGCAGCTCCAGGTCATCCGCGGCGCGCCCTTCGACTCCGCCTATCTGGCCTCGCAAGTCACAGGACATGACGCCGTCCTGGGCATGGTCCACACCGCCCAGAAGGCCCTGCCCAAGGCCTCTCCCGAGCTCGCCGCCATGCTCGACGACCTCGACAAGCAGGTGCCCGCTCACCGGCATCAGGCCTGGTCCATGCTGGGCAAGCTGGGCGACGAGACAGGCGTGGGCGGCTCCGGGCCGGGGCACGAGCCCCCGCCGAAGCCCTGA
- a CDS encoding alpha/beta hydrolase family protein: protein MPLSLLAALALSATPAPARPQPFTHHDMITLRRLSSPRVSPDGKQVAYVLRTTDMEANRGLTDLWLVGVDGSAAPRQLTSHPAGDSEPTWAPDGKSLFFLSSRGGSSQVWRLPTDGGEAVQVTKLPLDVGAFRLSPDGTRLAVALEVFPDCATLECNTQREAERSKRKATGRTYDKLFVRHWDTWKDGRRSHVFVVPVAGGAAVDVMKGMDADSPSKPFGGAEEFTFTPDGKSIVFAARDVGRAEAWSTDLDLFVAPISGKTKPRKLTEKNRATDTSPVFSPDGKTLAYLAMSRPGFEADRYRVILRAWPGGQERVLTQDWDRSVGSLAWSADGKTLLASAGHVGQQPVFALDVATGKPTQLTKEGVAGAPQQAAGGRIVYVYDDLDSPADLHVMNADGSGSRQITQVNQDALARIRFGAFEQFSFPGWNNETVHAYVVKPVNFDPKKKYPLAFLIHGGPQGSFGNHFHYRWNPQVYAGRGYVAVMVDFHGSTGYGQAFTDSISDDWGGKPFEDLQKGLAAALKRYSFINKDKMCALGASYGGYMINWIAGNWPDGFKCLVNHDGILDERMGYFDTEELWFPEWEHKGTPWENPAGYSKHNPIEHVAKWKTPMMVIHGGQDFRVVETQGLGTFTALQRKGIPSKLLYFPEENHWVLRPANSVQWHDEVLGWLDQWTRK from the coding sequence TTGCCGCTGTCGCTTCTCGCGGCCCTGGCCCTGAGCGCCACTCCGGCGCCGGCCCGGCCCCAGCCCTTCACCCACCACGACATGATCACGTTGCGCCGGCTGAGCAGCCCGCGCGTCTCCCCCGACGGGAAGCAGGTCGCCTACGTCCTGCGCACCACGGACATGGAGGCCAACCGGGGGCTCACCGACCTGTGGCTCGTCGGCGTCGACGGCAGCGCGGCGCCGCGCCAGCTCACCTCGCATCCGGCGGGCGACTCCGAGCCCACCTGGGCGCCGGACGGCAAGAGCCTCTTCTTCCTGTCCTCGCGCGGCGGCTCGTCGCAGGTATGGCGGCTGCCCACCGACGGCGGCGAGGCCGTGCAGGTGACGAAGCTGCCCCTGGACGTGGGCGCCTTCCGCCTGTCCCCGGACGGCACGCGGCTGGCCGTGGCGCTGGAGGTGTTCCCGGACTGCGCCACGCTGGAGTGCAACACGCAGCGCGAGGCGGAGCGCTCCAAGCGGAAGGCCACCGGGCGCACCTACGACAAGCTCTTCGTCCGCCACTGGGACACGTGGAAGGACGGCCGCCGCTCGCACGTCTTCGTCGTGCCCGTGGCCGGCGGCGCGGCCGTGGACGTGATGAAGGGCATGGACGCGGACAGCCCCTCCAAGCCCTTCGGCGGCGCGGAGGAGTTCACCTTCACGCCGGACGGCAAGAGCATCGTCTTCGCCGCGCGCGACGTGGGCCGCGCCGAGGCCTGGTCCACCGACCTGGACCTCTTCGTCGCGCCCATCAGTGGAAAGACGAAGCCGCGCAAGCTGACGGAGAAGAACCGCGCCACCGACACCAGCCCCGTCTTCAGCCCGGACGGCAAGACGCTGGCCTACCTGGCCATGTCGCGCCCCGGCTTCGAGGCGGACCGCTACCGCGTCATCCTCCGCGCCTGGCCCGGCGGCCAGGAGCGCGTGCTCACGCAGGACTGGGACCGCTCCGTCGGCAGCCTCGCGTGGAGCGCGGACGGCAAGACGCTCCTCGCCAGCGCCGGGCACGTGGGCCAGCAGCCTGTCTTCGCGCTGGACGTGGCCACGGGCAAGCCCACCCAGCTCACGAAGGAAGGCGTCGCGGGCGCGCCCCAGCAGGCCGCTGGCGGCCGCATCGTCTACGTGTACGACGACCTGGACTCCCCCGCGGACCTGCACGTGATGAACGCGGACGGCTCCGGCTCGCGCCAAATCACCCAGGTGAACCAGGATGCGCTGGCCCGCATCCGCTTCGGGGCCTTCGAGCAGTTCTCGTTCCCCGGCTGGAACAACGAGACGGTCCACGCCTACGTCGTGAAGCCGGTGAACTTCGACCCGAAGAAGAAGTACCCGCTGGCGTTCCTCATCCACGGCGGCCCGCAGGGCTCGTTCGGCAATCACTTCCATTACCGGTGGAACCCGCAGGTGTACGCGGGGCGCGGCTACGTGGCCGTGATGGTCGACTTCCACGGCTCCACCGGCTACGGGCAGGCCTTCACCGACTCCATCTCCGATGACTGGGGTGGCAAGCCCTTCGAGGACCTGCAGAAGGGCCTGGCCGCGGCGCTCAAGCGCTACAGCTTCATCAACAAGGACAAGATGTGCGCGCTGGGCGCGAGCTACGGCGGGTACATGATCAACTGGATTGCGGGCAACTGGCCGGACGGCTTCAAGTGCCTCGTCAACCACGACGGCATCCTCGACGAGCGCATGGGCTACTTCGACACCGAGGAGCTGTGGTTCCCGGAGTGGGAGCACAAGGGCACGCCGTGGGAGAACCCGGCGGGCTACAGCAAGCACAACCCGATTGAGCACGTCGCGAAGTGGAAGACGCCGATGATGGTCATTCACGGCGGCCAGGACTTCCGCGTGGTGGAGACGCAGGGCCTGGGCACCTTCACGGCGCTCCAGCGCAAGGGCATCCCCTCCAAGCTGCTCTACTTCCCGGAGGAGAACCACTGGGTGCTGCGCCCGGCCAACAGCGTGCAGTGGCACGACGAAGTCCTGGGCTGGCTGGACCAGTGGACGCGCAAGTAG
- a CDS encoding MarR family winged helix-turn-helix transcriptional regulator — MTAEESPKDPAEQTQEAHEGERTYKGPPLGEVLEFMRLLWAVDHGLQSTSKRMESTLGLTGPQRLVIRLVGRFPGITAGMLAQILHVHPSTLTGVLKRLEKRGLLDRKSDPLDGRKALFSLTDEGRALDIPAEGTVESAVQRVLSRLPRPRILATQDVLTALAQELGGVPMPEVDFDAATAPKPAVR, encoded by the coding sequence GTGACGGCAGAAGAATCCCCGAAGGACCCGGCGGAGCAGACGCAGGAGGCCCACGAAGGTGAGCGGACCTACAAGGGGCCGCCCCTCGGCGAAGTGCTCGAGTTCATGCGTCTGCTCTGGGCCGTGGACCACGGGCTCCAATCCACCTCGAAGCGCATGGAGTCCACGCTGGGACTCACGGGGCCGCAGCGCCTGGTCATCCGCCTGGTGGGACGCTTCCCTGGCATCACGGCGGGCATGCTCGCGCAGATTCTCCACGTCCATCCCAGCACCCTGACGGGCGTCCTCAAGCGCCTGGAGAAGCGGGGGCTGCTGGACCGCAAGTCCGACCCGCTCGACGGGCGCAAGGCGCTGTTCTCCCTGACGGACGAGGGGCGCGCGCTCGACATCCCGGCCGAGGGCACGGTGGAGTCCGCGGTGCAGCGCGTGCTGTCGCGCCTGCCGCGGCCCCGCATCCTCGCGACGCAGGACGTGCTCACCGCGCTGGCCCAGGAGCTGGGCGGCGTCCCCATGCCGGAGGTCGACTTCGACGCGGCCACCGCGCCCAAGCCCGCCGTCCGCTGA
- a CDS encoding SRPBCC domain-containing protein — MSTQQDAIQHSVVVDAPVDQAFQFFTGALGRWWPLAYTFAGTQFQTAEVEPRPGGRWFERTLEGQETSWGEVREWAPPRALVLSFAITHDRQPAPPEAASEVTFHFQPEGTHQTRVQVQHRDFQRHGPEGGPVLREGMASPQGWPLILAELRRALAHDAGRAAAP, encoded by the coding sequence TTGTCCACACAGCAGGATGCCATCCAGCACTCGGTCGTCGTGGACGCCCCCGTGGACCAGGCGTTCCAGTTCTTCACCGGCGCGCTCGGGCGCTGGTGGCCCCTGGCCTACACCTTCGCGGGAACGCAATTCCAGACGGCGGAGGTGGAGCCGCGCCCGGGTGGCCGCTGGTTCGAGCGCACCCTGGAGGGCCAGGAGACGTCGTGGGGCGAGGTCCGCGAGTGGGCCCCACCCCGCGCCCTGGTGTTGTCCTTCGCCATCACCCATGATCGCCAGCCGGCGCCTCCCGAGGCGGCCAGCGAGGTCACCTTCCACTTCCAGCCCGAGGGCACCCACCAGACGCGCGTCCAGGTCCAGCACCGTGACTTCCAGCGTCATGGCCCTGAAGGGGGGCCGGTGCTCCGGGAGGGGATGGCTTCACCCCAGGGCTGGCCGCTGATCCTGGCGGAGCTGCGGCGGGCCCTGGCCCACGACGCCGGGCGGGCCGCGGCCCCGTAG
- a CDS encoding DUF4175 family protein — protein sequence MNLDTPQTPGPERPPPPPPPPPPASQARPVLAAPGVEALLATVRGRQRRYLWLQGGMLGVAAVALLLVAGGFLALVAPRAGSSLLWLALPVGVAVACVFGLWLVRRRVGDDVLTARRVGEKRPELSLDVLAAVELMRGEPDAPGNGSPALASAFLREMDARARAVDVRTVVDSRPVRHVALGAGGALLALLVLMVALGDRWSAGLARIREVAASPKAQAQVEPITGDIELTYRYPAYTGLAPRTVPGTNGEISAPAGTEILLKTRSDRPVERAEVVVNGQPLPLKVTGNRELEGSFVAKQSGHYRFAFYGARDKALAVGPDIALTVEADKAPEVSLLTPTVELEVDPGDQVTLKYEASDDYGLSGMALVFRAPGAQQETRVPLPREDGRRHRGTYGWNLGGIKLDPGDRITYYVEARDNDAVEGPKKGVSRTQVLRVYSAAEHRRAALEKAEQLWGRMVDHLADRLEGPERAKQKDPQAITAGATVDTSGESLVADMRTLAQELARERDVPTELVSALSNISESLGSHIRGTAELRRLYLRTQRVRGEDWGTGNRLSAVVTEEIAELEKDILYLESLLDRQKLEALQEMAKQLSNERRELANLIEQFKSNPDEAARQAVMEQIQQLKSRIQELMQRMAEMRKGIRDEHLNAEALSEMMKDQDMRGALDDVEKLMREGKADEALAKLQELGMQMDEMLENLDQANDEFGGEQYPELAEKFGDFMEELQDTVQEQQRVADQTRRLRDQARSQNRERLSEKGQSIKDSLLRKVQQAQESYKALEPSQLNSRAARPLEEAQAELENVESALKVNDYDLAAEAAARAEDAARQLAMMGEQQRHLDEMFGNPEEVVKQSTELAQRLGRDARNVSEVNRQLQSLFPPPGSQLSQQEKQQLQQLSEQQSRLEERAQGLRQQMDEMQQMAPIFGEEATQQMEGAGQRMGEAARRMQGKDPGRGYGEQQAALEGLRQFQQQMQEGQRGGKGGLPLPMGMGRRQQGNGRDPKQKVELPDEDAFQAPKEFRKDLLDAMKQGAPEKYREQVKRYYEELVK from the coding sequence GTGAACCTCGACACCCCGCAGACTCCAGGCCCCGAGCGCCCGCCCCCGCCCCCTCCTCCGCCTCCCCCCGCCTCACAGGCCCGCCCCGTGCTGGCCGCGCCCGGCGTGGAGGCGCTGCTCGCCACCGTCCGTGGCCGCCAGCGCCGCTACCTGTGGCTCCAGGGCGGCATGCTGGGTGTGGCCGCCGTGGCGCTGCTGCTGGTGGCCGGCGGCTTCCTCGCGCTGGTGGCGCCGCGCGCGGGCTCGAGCCTGCTGTGGCTGGCGCTGCCGGTGGGCGTGGCGGTGGCGTGCGTGTTCGGGCTGTGGCTGGTCCGGCGCCGCGTGGGGGACGACGTCCTCACCGCGCGGCGGGTGGGCGAGAAGCGCCCCGAGCTGTCGCTGGACGTGCTCGCCGCGGTGGAGCTGATGCGCGGCGAGCCGGACGCGCCGGGCAACGGCTCGCCCGCGCTCGCCAGCGCCTTCCTGCGGGAGATGGACGCGCGGGCGCGCGCGGTGGACGTGCGCACGGTGGTGGACAGCCGCCCGGTGCGGCACGTAGCCCTGGGCGCGGGCGGCGCGCTGCTGGCCCTGCTGGTGCTGATGGTGGCGCTGGGTGACCGCTGGTCGGCGGGCCTGGCGCGCATCCGCGAGGTGGCGGCGAGCCCCAAGGCCCAGGCCCAGGTGGAGCCCATCACCGGCGACATCGAGCTGACGTACCGCTACCCCGCGTACACGGGGCTGGCGCCGCGCACGGTGCCCGGGACGAACGGCGAAATCAGCGCGCCGGCGGGGACGGAGATCCTGCTGAAGACGCGCTCGGACCGCCCGGTGGAGCGCGCGGAGGTGGTGGTCAACGGCCAGCCGCTGCCGCTGAAGGTGACGGGCAACCGGGAGCTGGAGGGCAGCTTCGTGGCGAAGCAGTCCGGCCACTACCGCTTCGCCTTCTACGGCGCGCGGGACAAGGCGCTCGCGGTGGGGCCGGACATCGCCCTCACGGTGGAGGCGGACAAGGCGCCCGAGGTCTCACTGCTGACGCCCACGGTGGAGCTGGAGGTGGACCCGGGCGACCAGGTGACGCTCAAGTACGAGGCGTCGGACGACTACGGGCTGTCCGGCATGGCGCTCGTCTTCCGCGCGCCCGGCGCCCAGCAGGAGACGCGCGTGCCGCTGCCGCGCGAGGACGGCCGGCGCCACCGCGGCACGTACGGGTGGAACCTGGGCGGCATCAAGCTCGACCCGGGTGACCGCATCACCTACTACGTGGAGGCGCGGGACAACGACGCGGTGGAGGGCCCCAAGAAGGGCGTCAGCCGCACGCAGGTGCTGCGCGTGTACTCCGCGGCCGAGCACCGCCGCGCCGCGCTGGAGAAGGCGGAGCAGCTCTGGGGCCGCATGGTGGACCACCTGGCGGACCGGCTGGAGGGCCCCGAGCGCGCGAAGCAGAAGGACCCACAGGCCATCACCGCCGGGGCCACGGTGGACACCAGCGGTGAGAGCCTGGTCGCGGACATGCGGACGCTGGCGCAGGAGCTGGCGCGCGAGCGCGACGTGCCCACCGAGCTCGTGTCGGCGCTGAGCAACATCTCCGAATCGCTGGGCAGCCACATCCGCGGCACCGCGGAGCTGCGCCGGCTCTACCTGCGCACCCAGCGCGTCCGCGGCGAGGACTGGGGCACGGGCAACCGGCTCAGCGCCGTCGTCACGGAGGAGATCGCGGAGCTGGAGAAGGACATCCTCTACCTGGAGTCGCTGCTCGACAGGCAGAAGCTGGAGGCGCTCCAGGAGATGGCGAAGCAGCTCTCCAACGAGCGGCGCGAGCTGGCGAACCTCATCGAGCAGTTCAAGTCCAACCCGGACGAGGCGGCGCGCCAGGCGGTGATGGAGCAGATTCAGCAGCTCAAGTCCCGCATCCAGGAGCTGATGCAGCGCATGGCGGAGATGCGCAAGGGCATCCGCGACGAGCACCTCAACGCCGAGGCCCTGTCCGAGATGATGAAGGACCAGGACATGCGCGGCGCGCTCGACGACGTGGAGAAGCTGATGCGCGAGGGCAAGGCGGACGAGGCCCTGGCGAAGCTCCAGGAGCTGGGCATGCAGATGGACGAGATGCTCGAGAACCTGGACCAGGCCAACGACGAGTTCGGCGGCGAGCAGTACCCCGAGCTGGCGGAGAAGTTCGGCGACTTCATGGAGGAGCTCCAGGACACGGTGCAGGAGCAGCAGCGCGTCGCGGACCAGACGCGGCGGCTCCGCGACCAGGCGCGCTCGCAGAACCGCGAGCGGCTGTCGGAGAAGGGCCAGTCCATCAAGGACAGCCTGCTGCGCAAGGTGCAGCAGGCGCAGGAGAGCTACAAGGCGCTGGAGCCCAGCCAGCTCAACAGCCGCGCCGCGCGTCCGCTGGAGGAGGCCCAGGCGGAGCTCGAGAACGTGGAGAGCGCGCTGAAGGTGAATGACTACGACCTGGCGGCGGAGGCGGCGGCGCGCGCGGAGGACGCGGCCCGGCAACTGGCGATGATGGGCGAGCAGCAGCGCCACCTGGACGAGATGTTCGGCAACCCGGAAGAGGTGGTGAAGCAGTCCACGGAGCTGGCGCAGCGCCTGGGCCGCGACGCGCGCAACGTGTCGGAGGTCAACCGGCAGCTCCAGTCGCTCTTCCCGCCGCCGGGCTCGCAGTTGTCGCAGCAGGAGAAGCAGCAGCTCCAGCAGCTCAGCGAGCAGCAGTCGCGGTTGGAGGAGCGCGCGCAGGGCCTGCGCCAGCAGATGGACGAGATGCAGCAGATGGCGCCCATCTTCGGCGAGGAGGCCACGCAGCAGATGGAGGGCGCGGGCCAGCGCATGGGTGAGGCCGCCCGGCGGATGCAGGGCAAGGACCCGGGCCGCGGCTACGGCGAGCAGCAGGCGGCGCTGGAGGGCCTGCGCCAGTTCCAGCAGCAGATGCAGGAAGGCCAGCGCGGCGGCAAGGGCGGGCTCCCGCTGCCCATGGGCATGGGCCGCCGCCAGCAGGGCAACGGGAGAGACCCGAAGCAGAAGGTGGAGCTGCCGGACGAGGACGCCTTCCAGGCGCCGAAGGAGTTCCGCAAGGACCTGCTGGACGCGATGAAGCAGGGGGCTCCGGAGAAGTACCGGGAGCAGGTGAAGCGCTACTACGAGGAGCTGGTGAAGTGA
- a CDS encoding peptidase MA family metallohydrolase, with protein sequence MSRHALTHSSGPRALLAALAVALCCAPAAWAQESSLKEEVKERLSRVETELDDWDVPGARRELSEVEKLLPADVEPLKYYQGRVAFEEGRYDDAVALLEGANIEDKPGSYLRLAKDTRDITKAHLRAESEHFIFQYPKGKEEVLVPYALETLEAIHRAMKEDLGWTPPGGKIRVEVVSNARELSKVSTLTEKQIGTTGTIAICKFNKLMVTSPKAVARGYDWQDTLAHEYIHLVISQMSRNTVPIWLHEGLAKFLESRWRGKAGLAMTPSTQALLGKRVKADTLIPFEKMHPSIALLPTAEDAATAFAEVFYAIDYVHGVKGTAGLRAIIQELKAGQKDRKAVEVAMGMPFTLFEKSWLAHIKKQPFPTELLPREDRVVLKENAKGNVKDEGEKKGREISFGDFQEVTEVPARKFAHLGELLRERNRVKAAAEEYAKAHELVGDKYESVSNKYALALLELRRLDEAENVLRGSLRVHPGSPSTNVHLGRILLYRKDYPKAKTAYLEALASDPFDPEIHLALTRIHGSLGETALATRARQASVLLTGLKPEEVDRVAQQFLKDEGGLSEMNVSGTSDAPQPEKPTNSDAED encoded by the coding sequence GTGAGCCGCCACGCGCTGACGCATTCCTCCGGCCCTCGGGCCCTCCTCGCGGCGCTGGCCGTGGCGCTGTGCTGCGCGCCGGCCGCGTGGGCCCAGGAGTCCTCGCTCAAGGAAGAGGTGAAGGAGCGGCTGAGCCGCGTGGAGACGGAGCTGGACGACTGGGACGTGCCCGGCGCCCGGCGCGAGCTGTCCGAGGTGGAGAAGCTCCTCCCCGCCGACGTGGAGCCGCTGAAGTACTACCAGGGCCGGGTGGCCTTCGAGGAGGGCCGCTACGACGACGCGGTGGCGCTCCTGGAGGGCGCCAACATCGAGGACAAGCCGGGCAGCTACCTGCGCCTGGCCAAGGACACGCGCGACATCACCAAGGCCCACCTGCGCGCGGAGAGCGAGCACTTCATCTTCCAGTACCCCAAGGGGAAGGAAGAGGTGCTGGTGCCCTACGCGCTGGAGACGCTGGAGGCCATCCACCGGGCGATGAAGGAGGACCTCGGCTGGACGCCGCCGGGCGGCAAGATTCGCGTGGAGGTGGTGAGCAACGCGCGCGAGCTGTCCAAGGTCAGCACGCTGACGGAGAAGCAGATTGGCACCACGGGCACCATCGCCATCTGCAAGTTCAACAAGCTGATGGTGACCAGCCCCAAGGCGGTGGCGCGCGGCTACGACTGGCAGGACACGCTGGCGCACGAGTACATCCACCTGGTCATCAGCCAGATGAGCCGCAACACGGTGCCCATCTGGCTGCACGAGGGCCTGGCCAAGTTCCTGGAGTCGCGCTGGCGCGGCAAGGCGGGGCTGGCGATGACGCCCTCCACGCAGGCGCTGCTGGGCAAGCGGGTGAAGGCGGACACGCTCATCCCCTTCGAGAAGATGCACCCGTCGATTGCATTGCTGCCCACCGCGGAGGACGCGGCCACCGCGTTCGCGGAGGTGTTCTACGCCATCGACTACGTGCACGGCGTGAAGGGCACCGCGGGCCTGCGCGCCATCATCCAGGAGCTGAAGGCCGGGCAGAAGGACCGCAAGGCGGTGGAGGTGGCCATGGGCATGCCCTTCACCCTCTTCGAGAAGTCCTGGCTGGCGCACATCAAGAAGCAGCCCTTCCCCACCGAGCTGCTGCCCCGCGAGGACCGCGTGGTGCTGAAGGAGAACGCCAAGGGCAACGTGAAGGACGAGGGCGAGAAGAAGGGGCGCGAAATCTCCTTCGGCGACTTCCAGGAGGTGACGGAGGTGCCCGCGCGCAAGTTCGCGCACCTGGGTGAGCTCTTGCGCGAGCGCAACCGCGTGAAGGCCGCGGCGGAGGAGTACGCCAAGGCGCACGAGCTGGTGGGCGACAAGTACGAGTCGGTGTCCAACAAGTACGCGCTGGCCCTGCTGGAGCTGCGGCGGCTGGACGAAGCGGAGAACGTGCTGCGCGGCAGCCTGCGCGTGCACCCGGGCTCACCGTCCACCAACGTCCACCTGGGCCGCATCCTGCTGTACCGGAAGGACTACCCGAAGGCGAAGACGGCCTACCTGGAGGCGCTGGCCTCGGACCCGTTCGACCCGGAAATCCACCTGGCCCTCACCCGCATCCACGGCTCCCTGGGCGAGACGGCCCTGGCCACCCGCGCGCGGCAGGCGAGCGTCCTGCTCACGGGCCTCAAGCCCGAAGAGGTGGACCGCGTGGCGCAGCAGTTCCTGAAGGACGAGGGCGGCCTGTCGGAGATGAACGTGTCGGGGACGTCGGACGCGCCGCAGCCCGAGAAGCCGACCAATTCCGATGCCGAGGATTGA
- a CDS encoding GNAT family N-acetyltransferase yields the protein MATVERGPGLPRDLRQNAPGSFGAALLGRLAVDRRAQGQMHGARMLLDAFEKCLSASVVGCAGVITDAKDENAFRFYKKHGFHPLQPTGVPESWPSRMFIPLKTVAEAVRAAST from the coding sequence ATGGCTACGGTTGAGCGTGGGCCGGGCCTTCCAAGGGACCTGCGGCAGAATGCACCAGGAAGCTTTGGCGCAGCTCTCCTGGGAAGGTTGGCCGTAGATCGGCGGGCACAGGGGCAGATGCATGGCGCGCGAATGCTTCTCGATGCCTTCGAGAAATGCCTGAGCGCTTCAGTCGTCGGGTGCGCTGGTGTAATTACCGATGCGAAGGACGAGAACGCCTTTCGATTCTATAAAAAGCACGGATTTCACCCGCTTCAGCCGACTGGTGTTCCAGAGTCCTGGCCGTCACGGATGTTTATTCCGCTCAAAACGGTTGCTGAGGCTGTTCGTGCTGCGTCGACGTAA
- a CDS encoding DUF1622 domain-containing protein — translation MEVGSLISLAAELMEWAGVGSMVLGAVLALVLLMTQERLPSGEAYRRFRLNLGRAILLGLEFLVAADIIRTVSQRPTLNGVLVLGLIVLIRTFLSFTLTVELEGRWPWQHRDDVAGPIHPPPSSHPPQRPPPAPDAPRPVKH, via the coding sequence ATGGAGGTCGGATCCCTCATCTCGCTTGCCGCCGAGCTCATGGAGTGGGCCGGCGTGGGCAGCATGGTCCTGGGGGCCGTGCTCGCCCTTGTCTTGCTCATGACTCAGGAGCGGCTTCCCTCCGGCGAGGCCTACCGCCGCTTCCGGCTGAACCTGGGCCGCGCCATCCTCCTGGGCCTGGAGTTCCTCGTCGCCGCCGACATCATCCGCACCGTGAGCCAGCGACCCACGCTGAACGGCGTGCTGGTGCTGGGCCTCATCGTCCTCATCCGCACCTTCCTCAGCTTCACCCTCACCGTGGAGCTGGAGGGACGCTGGCCCTGGCAGCATCGTGACGACGTCGCCGGGCCGATTCATCCGCCGCCGTCCTCACATCCCCCGCAGCGCCCGCCGCCCGCACCTGACGCGCCACGTCCGGTGAAGCACTGA
- a CDS encoding ADP-ribosyltransferase domain-containing protein: MGRITNSTTKTTTTPPPPPRTTGGPPPPSSSAPSTGIPKPPDAFVSGTRTNTLRPPSLTPPPPPSLGGFTPPPPPSLGGPRPTAPGGAKAPATVTPAVTPVPVGPAVLRDDSVIAPFVAQGVPRGAIKNISDEGFAALQGLQRSQGDAGSTDFATLKSEVGPKADLIRAVFAQGGPHVKPGDAERVKLASVFNEGFTVDTATVQNYRKQMSVLTEGRFEPYVEMANTHLTQNQKDYPKTATNVADINTLSDEGKVSLYKYTQEKFKPYNGQVLFPLAKNGAGPTSQALRNNLDGIAVTRAALNELPKFTGTVYRGDSRKYYDAYTQDAIITRDAFTSTAKNPGASFEGDAILEIRTRTGRDIQGASLKPGEEEVLIPPGATFKVLDRDDTGTTLRLTLEEI, from the coding sequence ATGGGCCGCATCACGAACAGCACGACGAAGACGACCACCACCCCGCCGCCGCCGCCGCGGACCACCGGCGGGCCGCCGCCGCCCTCGTCCTCGGCGCCGTCCACGGGCATCCCGAAGCCGCCGGATGCCTTCGTGAGCGGCACCCGCACCAACACGCTCCGCCCGCCCAGCCTCACGCCGCCTCCGCCGCCCTCGCTGGGCGGCTTCACGCCGCCTCCGCCGCCCTCGCTGGGCGGCCCCAGGCCGACGGCGCCAGGTGGCGCGAAGGCGCCCGCCACCGTGACGCCGGCGGTGACGCCCGTCCCCGTCGGCCCCGCCGTCCTCCGGGATGACTCCGTCATCGCGCCCTTCGTGGCCCAGGGCGTGCCCCGGGGCGCCATCAAGAACATCAGCGATGAAGGCTTCGCCGCGCTCCAGGGCCTGCAGCGCAGCCAGGGCGACGCCGGCTCCACCGACTTCGCCACCCTCAAGTCAGAGGTCGGCCCCAAGGCGGACCTCATCCGCGCGGTGTTCGCCCAGGGCGGCCCGCACGTGAAGCCGGGTGACGCGGAGCGCGTGAAGCTGGCCAGCGTCTTCAACGAGGGCTTCACCGTGGACACCGCCACGGTGCAGAACTACCGCAAGCAGATGAGCGTGCTCACGGAGGGGAGGTTCGAGCCCTACGTGGAGATGGCGAACACCCACCTGACGCAGAACCAGAAGGACTACCCGAAGACGGCCACCAACGTGGCGGACATCAACACGCTCTCCGACGAGGGCAAGGTGTCCCTCTACAAATACACGCAGGAGAAGTTCAAGCCGTACAACGGCCAGGTCCTCTTCCCGCTGGCAAAGAATGGCGCCGGCCCCACGTCCCAGGCGCTGCGCAACAACCTGGATGGCATTGCCGTCACCCGCGCGGCCCTCAACGAGCTGCCGAAGTTCACCGGCACCGTGTACCGGGGCGACAGCAGGAAGTACTACGACGCCTACACCCAGGACGCCATCATCACCCGGGACGCCTTCACCAGCACGGCGAAGAACCCGGGCGCCAGCTTCGAGGGCGACGCCATCCTCGAAATCCGGACCCGGACGGGCCGCGACATCCAGGGCGCCTCGCTCAAGCCGGGTGAGGAGGAGGTGCTCATCCCGCCCGGCGCCACCTTCAAGGTCCTGGACCGCGACGACACGGGCACCACCCTCCGGCTCACGCTCGAGGAGATTTGA